A section of the Hyalangium minutum genome encodes:
- a CDS encoding DUF4139 domain-containing protein, which translates to MLLLGLLGFGALATAVDAPITSVTVYSDQARVVRTAQLTLSGSQRVELPLLHGAVDASSVRVEAEGAEVSRVDLKPVSPEMLLATEARKVLDALDRLDDQLTRTRSEREACNTQLSALRGLNPQPLPEGDRDKAPPPRLDPSGWNAASTFWIDTLDKLQARLRELDARIRDLERTRERQLQEASRLGGAPRSPGLEVAPTLSGSGPVKLTLTYVTGNARWFPRYELQLAPETNRVQVSFFGFVSQESGEDWQDAVLTLSTAIPATATALPKLATWKIGQQERFIPTPAPLVRPSRPPPPLPPPLPAEAKESDQLRQRLLARVQATPAGQTEYVVNGLDVDSPATGINADASVLAGNQAPGSTYEAKPPPAPPPPPSLAAGSMPPEEYLEEVVVTGSHSFGGLTSSSRPSVPTTTLGVGLAPPAAWRRPAVDPRLPASLAGGYDLAFPSARRETIPSGGGGRLVPLFTESWPVKTERKLFPALARDAFLVAELQSPSKQVLPGGEASLFVGSDPAGTASLKLVAPGERFTLPLGVDRAVRPVRNVTLVESEKGFISKDEETLYRVTLEVANPYAFPLPVRIHDQWPLTKDKDVEIKLVRTEPYAKQDKVKGALEWELTVPASGKTVVSFEYTLRRPKGWRLSQSQ; encoded by the coding sequence ATGCTCCTGCTTGGACTCTTGGGCTTCGGGGCGCTGGCCACCGCCGTCGATGCGCCCATTACCTCTGTCACCGTCTACAGCGACCAGGCGCGGGTGGTCCGCACCGCCCAGCTCACCCTCTCGGGCTCCCAGCGCGTGGAGCTGCCCCTCCTCCACGGCGCGGTAGATGCCTCCTCCGTCCGCGTGGAAGCCGAGGGCGCCGAAGTCTCCCGCGTGGACCTGAAGCCCGTCAGCCCCGAGATGCTGCTCGCCACCGAGGCCCGCAAGGTGCTCGACGCGCTGGACCGGCTGGATGACCAGCTCACCCGCACCCGCTCCGAGCGGGAGGCGTGCAACACCCAGCTCTCCGCTCTCCGGGGCCTGAACCCTCAGCCCCTCCCCGAGGGAGACCGAGACAAGGCCCCGCCCCCCCGCTTGGACCCCTCCGGCTGGAACGCGGCCAGCACCTTTTGGATCGATACCCTCGACAAGCTCCAGGCGCGGCTGCGCGAGCTGGACGCGCGGATTCGAGACCTCGAGAGAACGCGCGAGCGCCAGCTCCAGGAGGCCTCCCGGCTGGGCGGTGCGCCTCGCAGCCCTGGGCTCGAGGTGGCGCCCACGCTCTCGGGCAGTGGCCCGGTGAAGCTCACCCTCACCTATGTCACCGGCAACGCGCGCTGGTTCCCCCGCTACGAGCTGCAGCTCGCCCCTGAGACGAACCGGGTGCAGGTGTCCTTCTTCGGATTCGTGAGCCAGGAGTCCGGCGAGGACTGGCAGGACGCGGTGCTCACGCTCAGCACCGCCATCCCCGCCACCGCCACCGCCCTGCCCAAGCTCGCCACCTGGAAGATTGGCCAGCAAGAGCGCTTCATCCCCACACCCGCTCCGCTCGTCCGGCCGTCCCGCCCGCCGCCTCCGCTTCCTCCGCCCCTCCCCGCCGAGGCGAAGGAGAGTGATCAGCTCCGCCAGCGGCTGCTCGCCCGGGTTCAGGCCACGCCGGCTGGGCAGACGGAGTACGTCGTGAACGGGCTCGACGTGGACTCCCCTGCCACGGGCATCAACGCGGACGCGTCAGTGCTCGCTGGGAATCAGGCTCCAGGCAGCACCTACGAGGCCAAGCCCCCGCCTGCGCCACCCCCACCTCCTTCCTTGGCGGCCGGGTCCATGCCTCCCGAGGAGTATCTCGAAGAGGTGGTTGTCACCGGGAGCCACTCGTTCGGAGGCCTGACCAGCAGCTCCCGGCCCTCCGTTCCCACGACGACCCTGGGCGTGGGGCTCGCGCCTCCCGCGGCCTGGCGTCGGCCCGCCGTGGATCCGCGCCTGCCGGCCTCGCTCGCCGGAGGCTATGACCTGGCCTTTCCCTCCGCGCGCCGGGAGACCATCCCCAGCGGTGGAGGCGGACGGCTCGTCCCGCTCTTCACCGAGTCCTGGCCCGTGAAGACCGAGCGCAAGCTGTTCCCCGCGCTCGCCCGGGATGCCTTCCTCGTGGCGGAGCTGCAGAGCCCCTCGAAGCAGGTGCTGCCCGGGGGCGAGGCCAGCCTCTTCGTCGGCTCGGACCCCGCGGGCACGGCCTCGCTGAAGCTTGTGGCGCCCGGCGAGCGCTTCACCCTGCCGCTGGGCGTGGACCGCGCGGTGCGGCCCGTGCGCAACGTGACGCTCGTCGAGTCAGAGAAGGGCTTCATCAGCAAGGACGAGGAGACCCTGTACCGCGTCACCCTCGAAGTGGCCAACCCCTACGCCTTCCCCCTTCCGGTGCGCATCCACGACCAGTGGCCGCTCACGAAGGACAAGGACGTGGAGATCAAGCTCGTGCGCACCGAGCCCTACGCCAAGCAGGACAAGGTGAAGGGCGCGCTGGAGTGGGAGCTCACCGTGCCCGCCTCGGGCAAGACGGTGGTGTCCTTCGAATACACCCTGCGCCGCCCGAAGGGCTGGCGCCTGTCCCAGTCTCAATAA
- a CDS encoding polysaccharide lyase, giving the protein MKRFLKLAPVLLLPAIASASTLWKGDFETGDLSQWTRAQSVADDRLQIVSDVTREGSKALKVTVRQGDNPIAASGNRNEVLYLTEEAQGSEYYYKWSTLFPANYPIANTWQLFAQWHQEGCCGSPPLEFYVVGEEMFLRAGGSEGKIIWSGPLVRGQWNDFVLHVKWSSNPSTGFVELYKDGKLAAPKTYAATQFSGDRNYLKLGLYRDNSISQVGVVYHDGFAMGTTLEDVMPPAPVAETTPAPPPVGLPTTPVQQTPPSVNSPTPSQQPGSPVSLPRDPNGSAGDLQAGQGCGASASGGMPVMAAAVALALVLLMRRKPALAKARAPKR; this is encoded by the coding sequence GTGAAGCGTTTCCTGAAACTTGCCCCTGTCCTGTTGCTGCCGGCCATCGCCTCTGCCTCTACGTTGTGGAAGGGCGACTTCGAGACAGGTGACCTGTCGCAATGGACTCGTGCCCAGAGCGTGGCGGATGACCGGCTCCAAATCGTCTCGGATGTCACGCGCGAGGGCTCCAAGGCCCTGAAGGTGACCGTGCGCCAAGGGGACAACCCCATCGCCGCGAGCGGCAACCGGAACGAGGTGCTGTACCTCACCGAGGAGGCTCAGGGCTCCGAGTACTACTACAAGTGGAGCACCCTGTTCCCCGCGAACTACCCCATCGCCAACACGTGGCAGCTCTTCGCCCAGTGGCACCAGGAGGGCTGCTGCGGCTCTCCGCCGCTGGAGTTCTACGTCGTGGGAGAGGAGATGTTCCTGCGCGCCGGCGGCAGCGAGGGGAAGATCATCTGGAGCGGCCCGCTCGTGCGCGGCCAGTGGAATGACTTCGTCCTGCACGTGAAGTGGTCGTCCAACCCCAGCACGGGCTTCGTGGAGCTGTACAAGGATGGCAAGCTCGCGGCCCCGAAGACGTATGCGGCCACCCAGTTCAGCGGCGACCGCAACTACCTGAAGCTCGGCCTGTACCGCGACAACTCCATCTCTCAGGTGGGCGTCGTCTACCACGACGGCTTCGCCATGGGCACGACGCTGGAGGACGTGATGCCGCCGGCTCCCGTTGCCGAGACCACGCCGGCTCCGCCCCCCGTCGGCCTGCCCACGACGCCCGTGCAGCAGACGCCGCCCTCCGTCAACTCTCCGACTCCCTCCCAGCAACCAGGCAGCCCTGTTTCGCTGCCGCGTGACCCCAATGGGTCCGCGGGTGACTTGCAGGCCGGCCAGGGCTGTGGGGCCTCCGCCAGCGGTGGCATGCCGGTGATGGCTGCGGCCGTGGCGCTCGCGCTGGTGCTGCTCATGCGCCGCAAGCCCGCGCTGGCCAAGGCCCGCGCCCCCAAGCGCTAA
- a CDS encoding metal-dependent hydrolase: MNPIVHAELSWLAAQGLPDRRDRVLVTLAGLAPDLDGLTLLAGEDLYGKYHHVLTHGYVAALGTMALCTAFARKRGGVALLSLAAFHLHLLCDLAGSGPGWPIHYFWPHSLQEWFWKGQWNLASWQNTLIGLLATLACLACALRWRRTVVELLSLRWDTEVTRTLRRRFLGEPS, encoded by the coding sequence ATGAATCCCATCGTCCACGCGGAGCTGTCCTGGCTGGCCGCCCAAGGTCTGCCGGATAGACGTGACCGGGTGCTCGTCACCCTCGCGGGACTCGCGCCGGACCTGGATGGCCTCACGCTCCTGGCGGGAGAGGACCTCTACGGGAAGTACCACCACGTCCTCACCCATGGGTACGTGGCAGCGCTCGGGACGATGGCCCTCTGTACCGCCTTCGCCCGGAAGCGAGGAGGGGTGGCGCTGCTCTCCCTCGCCGCTTTCCACCTGCACCTGCTGTGTGACCTGGCCGGCAGCGGCCCCGGCTGGCCCATCCACTACTTCTGGCCTCACTCCCTGCAGGAGTGGTTCTGGAAGGGACAGTGGAACCTGGCCTCCTGGCAGAACACCCTCATTGGCCTGCTGGCCACCCTGGCGTGTCTGGCGTGCGCCCTTCGCTGGCGCCGCACCGTCGTGGAGCTCCTCTCGCTCCGCTGGGACACGGAAGTGACGCGCACGCTCCGGCGCCGCTTCCTCGGCGAGCCCTCGTAA